Proteins encoded in a region of the Tubulanus polymorphus chromosome 10, tnTubPoly1.2, whole genome shotgun sequence genome:
- the LOC141912237 gene encoding monocarboxylate transporter 2-like encodes MVRSMGRYILSDLVPKEKFITAFSMLCFGQGLAGLFGAPIGGLLRDMTGDYSLMFIASGSCTALAGLFVVLMSIADWCSQKRRYPVTTRRRPDKRMLYRKQHSAV; translated from the exons ATGGTCAGATCGATGGGGCGGTACATTCTGTCCGATTTGGTGCCGAAAGAAAAATTCATCACGGCCTTCAGTATGCTCTGTTTCGGACAAGGTTTGGCAGGACTGTTTGGCGCACCAATTGGTG gtTTACTCAGAGATATGACCGGTGATTACTCGTTGATGTTTATCGCGTCGGGTAGCTGTACGGCGCTCGCCGGCTTATTCGTCGTTTTAATGAGTATCGCTGATTGGTGCAGCCAGAAACGACGTTATCCGGTGACGACTCGACGCCGTCCCGATAAACGCATGTTGTACCGAAAACAACACAGTGCGGTTTGA
- the LOC141912139 gene encoding beta-2 adrenergic receptor-like, producing MTTWQIWVIVAVVTILFFAIVVGNSLVIFAFVKFPRLRTVTNLVVLSLAVSDLIMGFSMPFTIFLSVFPHSKLFSTVYQCLLPFCVMAAVSFASITNMYIVTVDRYWAICYPFRYTAVMTKRRATAAISGAWCFSFSFGFAMPMLWNKGPFDEGEECTFRNAMSDECAIVVVVVAASLVVLMVAHYTRIGCIASEQMRRIAATRVNAVGEHQAAHSSRRMIKDRKAACSIAIIIGAFIILWMPMMIFLLVETAPAKDLNIPDLKFTRLLLGCVAISNSCANPIIYALRMSEFRSAFGRLVKVNCCCRRKAMLDFEQSSSSGSGEANRAPSGHCATVTEHVNPAFQPES from the coding sequence ATGACCACGTGGCAAATATGGGTCATCGTCGCTGTAGTAACGATTTTATTTTTCGCCATTGTCGTCGGCAACAGTCTCGTGATTTTCGCTTTCGTTAAATTCCCGCGCCTGCGCACCGTGACGAACCTGGTCGTACTGAGTCTAGCCGTCAGTGATCTGATTATGGGATTCTCGATGCCGTTCACGATATTTCTATCCGTGTTTCCGCACTCGAAACTATTTTCCACCGTTTACCAGTGTTTGTTGCCGTTTTGCGTAATGGCCGCCGTCAGTTTCGCCTCGATCACGAACATGTACATCGTCACCGTCGATCGATACTGGGCGATATGTTACCCGTTCAGATATACGGCCGTTATGACGAAACGGCGAGCCACGGCGGCCATCTCCGGCGCCTGGTGTTTTTCGTTTTCGTTCGGTTTCGCGATGCCGATGCTCTGGAATAAAGGACCGTTTGACGAGGGCGAGGAGTGCACGTTCAGGAACGCTATGTCGGACGAATGCGCTATTGTAGTAGTGGTAGTCGCCGCATCGTTGGTCGTACTGATGGTAGCGCATTACACCCGTATCGGATGCATCGCTTCCGAGCAGATGCGCCGCATCGCGGCCACGCGGGTTAACGCCGTCGGTGAACACCAGGCGGCGCATTCGTCACGGCGTATGATAAAAGACCGCAAGGCGGCGTGCTCGATAGCTATTATTATCGGAGCGTTTATCATTCTATGGATGCCGATGATGATTTTCCTACTGGTAGAAACAGCGCCTGCTAAAGATTTAAACATTCCCGATTTGAAATTCACTCGTCTGCTCCTCGGCTGTGTGGCCATTTCGAATTCGTGCGCGAATCCGATAATCTACGCACTGCGCATGTCCGAGTTTCGTTCGGCGTTCGGTCGTCTGGTGAAGGTGAACTGTTGTTGCAGACGAAAAGCGATGCTCGATTTTGAGCAGTCGAGTAGTTCCGGTTCCGGCGAAGCGAATCGGGCTCCGAGTGGTCATTGCGCTACAGTAACAGAACACGTGAACCCTGCCTTCCAACCCGAGTCGTGA